A stretch of DNA from Brevibacterium sp. CBA3109:
CGTTCAACACCGGTGGTGCGGCAGGCGTCGAGAAGCATCTCAATGAAGCCGAGTTCGTCGCTGTGCAGGTTGGGAGCCATGAGGTAGGCGGCATGGGAGCCTTGCAGTGCAACGATGGGGTCGGCCAGTTCAGCCCGCCCTAGGAGGACGGGTTCATCGCCGGTGGCTCTCACAGCTGCGGCGATCGCGCGGCCGGTTTTGCCGGTGCCGGAGACGATAGCGATTCTGCGCGTCGGTGTAGTTACGTTCACAATCCGATTCCGTTCAAGAGTGGATTCCGTTCAGGTGCAGTCCGCGGCGGGCCGCCGCTTCGGGGGTGTCGACGTCGAAGTGCCCGTCGAGTTCGGGTGGCAGCAGATCTGCGCATTCGATGTCGCTGACCTCATGGCGTCGCAGCATGACGCGCAGGCCCTCGTCCCCGGATGCGGAGTCGATCGCCTCAGCGAAGTACTCGCGTCCGATTGCGACTGGGTGACCCGGCCTCGAATGCCAGTGGGCACGGGCGAGGGCATCGGGGTTTATCGCATCGACCAGACGCCCATAGGCCTCGGCCGGAATATCGGGCAGGTCGAGCAGAGAGACGACGGCTCCCGAGGTTGTGTGCGGCACGGCCCGCAGTCCGGCGTTCAAGGAGGTGCTCAGCCCATCGGTGTGGTTCGGATTCTCAACGATCCTCACCCCCGCGGGTACCAGTCGGGAGGCTTCCGCGAGGGCGGGGCCGAGCACGACGATGATGCTCGCGCTGAGACCGCGTGATTCGGCTGCCGCTGTCATGCGCTCGACCTGTCGGGTGAGCAACGAGGTGCCGTCCGCGTAGCGCAACAGAGCCTTCGGTCCGCCCATGCGCGTGCCGTTACCGGCCGCCAACAGAATCAGACCAGGTGCCCTGCTCGCCTCACTCATGTGATCAGGCTCTCACCACTTGGGCCAGTGTGCCAGTTTAGATCGCCGCGAAATCAGCAGTCCATTCTCACCCCACCCAGTCTCAGCCAGTCCGACGCCGCAGGGTCAGCGAGCCGACGACGATCGCACCGACGATCCAGCAGCCGATGAAGAACACCCGCGGCCAGATGTAGCCCGTGTCCTCATCGCCCGTCGCGACCGCAGTCAGTGCATCTATGGCGTGCGACAACGGCATCCAGTCACCGATCGTCTCGAGCACGTTCGGCAGCTGGTCGCGGGGAAGGAAGATGCCGCCGAGCAGAATCTGGGGGAATACGACGACCGGCATGAACTGCACGACCTGGAACTCGGTGCGCGCGAAGGCACTGGCGAGAAGCCCGAGCGAGGTACCGAGCAGGGCATCGGCGATGGCGACGACGAAGAGGAGCCACACGGATCCATCGATCTCGAGACCGCAGACCAGCGTGGCATAGGTGACGGCAACGGCTGTCTGGGCCACGGCGAGGATGCCGAAGGCCAGGGTGTATCCGAGAATGAAGTCTCCGCGTCCCAACGGCATCGAGAGCAGCCGTTCGAGTGTGCCGCTGCGACGTTCGCGCAAGGTCGAGATGCTCGCGACGAGGAACATCACGATGAAGGGGAACAGTGCGAGCA
This window harbors:
- a CDS encoding ABC transporter permease; amino-acid sequence: MTPTRTLATAARVLLQIRNDPRTIALLLVVPSLLIGLVAWIFDETPVFDRIGPAMLALFPFIVMFLVASISTLRERRSGTLERLLSMPLGRGDFILGYTLAFGILAVAQTAVAVTYATLVCGLEIDGSVWLLFVVAIADALLGTSLGLLASAFARTEFQVVQFMPVVVFPQILLGGIFLPRDQLPNVLETIGDWMPLSHAIDALTAVATGDEDTGYIWPRVFFIGCWIVGAIVVGSLTLRRRTG
- a CDS encoding nucleotidyltransferase family protein; this translates as MSEASRAPGLILLAAGNGTRMGGPKALLRYADGTSLLTRQVERMTAAAESRGLSASIIVVLGPALAEASRLVPAGVRIVENPNHTDGLSTSLNAGLRAVPHTTSGAVVSLLDLPDIPAEAYGRLVDAINPDALARAHWHSRPGHPVAIGREYFAEAIDSASGDEGLRVMLRRHEVSDIECADLLPPELDGHFDVDTPEAAARRGLHLNGIHS